Proteins encoded by one window of Myripristis murdjan chromosome 1, fMyrMur1.1, whole genome shotgun sequence:
- the LOC115357548 gene encoding beta-2-glycoprotein 1-like isoform X2, with product MAHILALLLLCPSAFFALPMSDQDNVCARPVLGANIMVSGLQRFFNPGAELVLSCKSGYSPVSGPRTIVCSDRGEWTKTRLMCIPKNCPYPDPLDNGDIYYEDTVYQSTVNYTCNEGYILHGASTIVCQANGTWSASLPECKPVMCDLPPIPEFGKIIFDNSISGNTTKYGIRVTYECRPPYALVGNKRGECTASGSWTEPPECQMVSCPPPPPIENGYMSISLQTEFDYMETVKYGCNGNYVIDGGYEIVCQETGEWSLQPACMAPCTVGIRKGRILYKGRKIWIEDLNSKVLHKEIVSVYCMDKVRKCGYAVPAQCLNGQLKIPECFEEPSSLDYNIHQRSLPSEIQQC from the exons ATGGCGCATATTCTGGCTTTGCTGCTCCTGTGCCCGTCTGCATTTTTTGCCCTGCCGATGTCAGACCAAGACAATG TCTGTGCTCGGCCAGTCCTTGGGGCCAACATCATGGTGTCGGGGCTCCAGAGGTTCTTCAACCCCGGGGCTGAGCTGGTCTTGTCCTGTAAATCTGGATATTCCCCCGTGTCGGGCCCTCGCACCATCGTctgcagtgacagaggagagTGGACCAAAACCCGCCTGATGTGCATAC CAAAGAACTGTCCCTACCCAGACCCGCTGGATAATGGAGATATATACTATGAAGACACTGTGTACCAGAGCACAGTCAACTACACCTGCAATGAGGG GTACATCCTACATGGAGCCAGCACTATTGTATGCCAAGCCAATGGAACGTGGAGTGCATCACTACCAGAGTGCAAGC CTGTGATGTGTGATCTTCCTCCTATCCCAGAATTTGGGAAGATCATCTTTGATAACAGCATCAGCGGGAACACCACAAAGTATGGCATCAGAGTGACTTACGAGTGCCGGCCTCCATACGCTCTAGTTGGCAACAAAAGAGGAGAATGCACCGCCAGCGGCAGCTGGACCGAGCCGCCTGAATGTCAAA TGGTGTCCtgccctccaccaccacccatTGAGAATGGCTATATGTCCATCAGCTTACAGACAGAATTTGACTACATGGAAACAGTCAAGTACGGCTGTAATGGAAACTATGTAATTGATGGAGGCTACGAGATTGTGTGCCAAGAGACGGGAGAATGGTCCTTACAGCCAGCCTGCATGG CCCCCTGCACGGTTGGCATAAGAAAAGGACGGATATTATACAAGGGAAGGAAAATCTGGATTGAAGACCTGAACTCGAAAGTCCTTCACAAAGAGATTGTCTCGGTCTACTGCATGGACAAGGTCAGGAAATGTGGCTACGCAGTGCCAGCCCAGTGCCTCAATGGACAACTCAAGATACCAGAATGCTTTGAAG AGCCCAGTAGTTTGGATTACAACATTCATCAGCGCTCTCTCCCATCTGAAATCCAACAGTGCTGA
- the LOC115357548 gene encoding beta-2-glycoprotein 1-like isoform X1, with translation MAHILALLLLCPSAFFALPMSDQDNAVCARPVLGANIMVSGLQRFFNPGAELVLSCKSGYSPVSGPRTIVCSDRGEWTKTRLMCIPKNCPYPDPLDNGDIYYEDTVYQSTVNYTCNEGYILHGASTIVCQANGTWSASLPECKPVMCDLPPIPEFGKIIFDNSISGNTTKYGIRVTYECRPPYALVGNKRGECTASGSWTEPPECQMVSCPPPPPIENGYMSISLQTEFDYMETVKYGCNGNYVIDGGYEIVCQETGEWSLQPACMAPCTVGIRKGRILYKGRKIWIEDLNSKVLHKEIVSVYCMDKVRKCGYAVPAQCLNGQLKIPECFEEPSSLDYNIHQRSLPSEIQQC, from the exons ATGGCGCATATTCTGGCTTTGCTGCTCCTGTGCCCGTCTGCATTTTTTGCCCTGCCGATGTCAGACCAAGACAATG CAGTCTGTGCTCGGCCAGTCCTTGGGGCCAACATCATGGTGTCGGGGCTCCAGAGGTTCTTCAACCCCGGGGCTGAGCTGGTCTTGTCCTGTAAATCTGGATATTCCCCCGTGTCGGGCCCTCGCACCATCGTctgcagtgacagaggagagTGGACCAAAACCCGCCTGATGTGCATAC CAAAGAACTGTCCCTACCCAGACCCGCTGGATAATGGAGATATATACTATGAAGACACTGTGTACCAGAGCACAGTCAACTACACCTGCAATGAGGG GTACATCCTACATGGAGCCAGCACTATTGTATGCCAAGCCAATGGAACGTGGAGTGCATCACTACCAGAGTGCAAGC CTGTGATGTGTGATCTTCCTCCTATCCCAGAATTTGGGAAGATCATCTTTGATAACAGCATCAGCGGGAACACCACAAAGTATGGCATCAGAGTGACTTACGAGTGCCGGCCTCCATACGCTCTAGTTGGCAACAAAAGAGGAGAATGCACCGCCAGCGGCAGCTGGACCGAGCCGCCTGAATGTCAAA TGGTGTCCtgccctccaccaccacccatTGAGAATGGCTATATGTCCATCAGCTTACAGACAGAATTTGACTACATGGAAACAGTCAAGTACGGCTGTAATGGAAACTATGTAATTGATGGAGGCTACGAGATTGTGTGCCAAGAGACGGGAGAATGGTCCTTACAGCCAGCCTGCATGG CCCCCTGCACGGTTGGCATAAGAAAAGGACGGATATTATACAAGGGAAGGAAAATCTGGATTGAAGACCTGAACTCGAAAGTCCTTCACAAAGAGATTGTCTCGGTCTACTGCATGGACAAGGTCAGGAAATGTGGCTACGCAGTGCCAGCCCAGTGCCTCAATGGACAACTCAAGATACCAGAATGCTTTGAAG AGCCCAGTAGTTTGGATTACAACATTCATCAGCGCTCTCTCCCATCTGAAATCCAACAGTGCTGA